Within the Wolbachia pipientis genome, the region TTTATCAACACCGCCAATTATATTTTTCAGTGTCTCTTCTTCTTTTAATTTTGGATCGCTGTTTTCACTTTCTTTAACTCGAATAACTACTACTGTTGAACCGATTTGGGAAAATATTCCATTTACTGCAGAAGGTAAACTGCCACTCTTTCCGAGCTTTGCTGCTTCCTTTAAGCTTCCTGCAATTAACACTGGTTTATTTAGCGGAAATTTTTGCTCATCAGTTTCAGGAGCAGTACCAATTACACCTATCACTGATGATTTAGCTGTACGTACTGTCTTTGCTCCTGAGGTTACCTCAATAACATTTACACCATGTAAAAATTCTTCAGCCATTTCTTTGCATCTTTTGTTTAAAATCGTTTAGTAAGTTCTCTAGCTCATTTTCACTTTTGGCTTCTGCAATTTTCTTCTTGGTAATGTCTTCCAACTCTTCACATTTAATTATTTCTTTTACTGCTTTTTTCACTTTTTCCTCAATTATTTTTGCCATTTCAATAACTGTAATACCACGGACTTTTGCTAATGGCTCTATAATTTCCACATCCTTTTCATTCATAGATTCTGGTGCTGCTAAAATGTTCTCTGCGGCTTTCGCTTGAATCTCATAAGATTTAGCTTTTTGGTGAGAATGCCCTGCGTATTGGTGAGTATAGTTATCATAATAAGCACGAAGATTAGAAAGTGCAGAAAACTTCGCATTTTGCAGTAACTCCAATTCAATGTCTTCTTGATTTCGCTGAGCAATTTTGCCTCCTTCTGTTAAACAATAGCTTTTTTGCCAATCAAAATTCTTTGGCGCTTCATACCAATCATTTCCAGTTGGCTTGTTTTCAAGTGTTGTTGTTTCAATCTGCTTGTGGTTTTCAAAACGTATATAAATAGTCACAAATTCCTCCTCATTGCCATATTTGATCAGTTCGTTCTAATCCTGGACATTGCCAAGCTTTTAGCGTTCTCTCTACGTCCACCTCAAGCCCTGTAGTTAGAACATTGCTACGTATGTTATAAATCCCCCACTGAATAAATTGACCATAGTTGTGTACATAATTTGATGCAAGCATACCTTGACTAACTTGTGTTCTGGAATACAGGTAAGATGATGTGTAAAGTAATATTGCAACTGTTTTTCCTGCTGGAATCTCCACATTACCAGATCCAGCTAATTTGCTATCAGAACTCGTGTATTGGTAAACATTTTTCCATATTATTCTTGAAATACTTGATTTATTAGAATTGGTATTATCTGGTGTTCCCACAAATAGTCCTGCACCCCCGTACTCCGTACTAGAGTACGATGATCCAACAAATTCTATTGTTTTATTTATGTTCACATTCGTTGTATTTTTTATAAATACTACTCCAAGTGCAGCATATGGGTAATAGTATATCTCATCATAACTACCCGAAAAGCTTTTTGTGCATAACTCTCCGTAAATAAATGTTCCCTTGCTTCCCTCTATAAAACTTAGTTGTCTTGGCCGATAAAAACTAACGTAATCTGTATTGTACGTATGGCTACCTGCTAGTAGTTGTAACATATAGTCAGTTTTTGTTATATCACTACTCCACTTTCCAAGCTCTGTCATAAAAGTTCCGTGGCCAAAATAATTATTTTTTCTGCCAAGTACACCAAATAAGAAAGGTAATGACCCTGGTTCAACCATATTGCGCTTTCTTATTTCTTGTGTAAGCGATGCTTTCAGCTCATCATCTCTAGTTTTTATCTCGTTTGTAAGGGATGTTTTTAATTGGTTATCACGAGTTTCTATTTCCCTAATAATTGATGAGCCAGATGGTACATTATTAACAGCACGAAAATCTTCTACTAAACCTTTAAGACCATCTTTATGACTGTTACTAATGCTATTTATTGCTGCAATATTTGCATTCTTTCTCGTATCAAGTAGAGATATATGAGAATCTGATGATGCTTTTAAAGTGTTTAAGGAATTATCCCTAAGCTTGTTGATTTCATTGACGGAATCTGTTTTTGCTGCAGTTATTGCCGATATTGAGTTTGTTTTGTTGCTGTTTATGTCATTTAAGTGTTTTCTTGCACTATCAAGAAGTTCTTTTAGCTTACCATCAGTCATCTGTACAATTTCAGAAACTGCACTTTTGTCGACTATTGATTCCAATGCTTTAGCAAGATATGCTAATTGATCTGGTGTACTGTTTTCTGCTAAATCCTTAAGCCTCTTTTGTAGTGCATCAATTATCTCTTTTACCTCAGTCATCTGCACAATGTCAGCAATAGCTTTTTTATCTGCTATCAACTCCAGCGATTTTGCAAGATATGCCAGTTGATCAGGTGTGCTGTTTGCTGCTAAATCCTTTATCCTTTGATGTAACGCTTCTATTGCTTCTTTCATTCCCAAAAATTCAAAAAAGTTTCAAATCTAAATCGTTTAAAATTATTTTTTAGTTGATTATGCTCATCTTCTCTTTCGGTAATATCTTCATCTATTTTTTCTATAGCTCTGCGAATACGTACTACATCTTCCACTGCAATGTTTTCTGGATGTGGTAGTGTATATCCTCGTTTGCTTTGGTCATTTGGCATTGATTCAAGTAATAATCACTCGCAAATTTTTTACTTTAGGACGATAGATAACCGTTCCACTTAAAACCAATTTTATCCTTGTCTCATTACCATTAAAATTTGATAGCACATGAGTTCTCTCTACCCAATTTTCTCCAATAGGTTTTCCTGATGTTAAATTTACTAATTGCCAATCCACATTTTTTTGCACATATGCTTTAACATCTGCAGTGCCAGGTATTAGCGCATCATATGTTATGGTAATCTTAGTGTTAGCTCCTGCTGTAATGCTTCTTGTAACATAATCTCCAGACTCTGAAAGATTACCCATAACTAACTGTAACCCAGGATAAAGAACTGGACTTTTTTCTCGCCCTCCTTTTAGGATTGCTTTTACCGTTAATTCCCCATTTATTCTTTCACGCAGTGCAAGCGGTAAATTATCAGACAAAAAGTTTTCTTTTCCCTCTTCATCTGTTAAGATAAATTCTACATTGGTATCAAATGCTACTTTTTCGACGTTCGTCAAAACAATTAAATCTGATACGTTATTTGCAGTAACTTTGCCAAGATCAATAATGTGAGAAACTTCGCTAAATTTTGCAGCTAGTAATCGAAACGTTAAATCTAAATTTTGATGTGGAGTCCAAGTGCTTGCATTGCTAGATGAAAGTAATACTCCTACTTGATATGGCTGACTTGTTACCCAGCGGCTATTTACTGCATCATATTTGCCAAGTTCTGCTATTTTGACTGTTGTCTCTGAATCATCGGTAAGTAAAACTATTGCATATTCTTGCCCTGCATGGCAAAACACTGGTGACCAAGTAATACGTGTTGCCGTACCATCTATCTTTATATCTTTTGGCTCAATATAGCTTTCAGCAATGACAGTTTGTGAGGGCATTCCTACTGCCGTTTCTCTAATCTGCACAACAACACGTTTTTTGCCTTTATTTATAAACCATAGCTCCACACCTCCTATGTGTCTGCTTTCATTTAGAGTAAATGTTTGCGCTAAAGGATCAACTCGTCTTGCTGCAATAACTCTTCTTCTTTCTTCTATGGTAATTGTTTTTTTACCAGTATACGTTGCTTCTCCATAGCTTCCTTTATCTCCATAAAATTGCACCAATTTAGTACCTGCTGGAATATTTGCCAGCACTTTCACCTTTCCTTTTAATTTTCCCTGATTGTTAGCTTCCACTTTTTTTCCTCTATGCCATAGGTGTAATAGAAATGCCATCAAATTTTACTTCTTTAAGTTTTTCATTTGGCTCAAAACCTTCGATCTCAAAATTCTGTACTGCTTCTCTCATAAATTCAGTTTCGTATGAAGTACTTGACAGCAGCTCTGTTGTTTCTTTAACATTAAATACTCTGGTTACTGGACTTTTCCAATTTGTTTTTACCTCCGTCCAGTGATCTATGTTTTTATTTAAAGTAATTTGTGCTGGTACTGGATCAAAAGCTTGATACGGATTAATTTTTTCTCCTGTAGTCTGTAAAAGCTGCTCCAGTACCGGTTCAAGTTCATACGGCAACAAATAAGTTTTTTCTCCCCCATCAATATCAGCAATCGTTACATCTATTGGTAAAATTAGTTCCTTGTTTACTATTGCTGCAGACTGCGAAATTCCTTGATCACGCATATCATCATCAAAGAATGGGTCAACAAATGCTCCTTTCTTGGTAGTAGGTTCTCTTGAATTTGCATCATTGCGTAAACGTTCCTCTGCAACCAGCGCATAAAGATCATTTATTCCTTTTTTCATTGCTTCAAGCTCATTCATCGGTACAGCATGAATAGCATTATTCACTATTTTCACCCCTTCTTTTTCGCCTTTTTTCCATGTTTGGTGAATGTAGCAGAGCAAAAGTTGTCCAGAGGGTGCTTTAGGCATCGATGGTCGCCAAGGGTGAGCTATGCCTTTTATCCTTCTTATTGCGCCTTTTGCATCTATAGTAATTAAATCAAAGCGGGGCATTTTCCAGGTATAATCTATCAAAACCAAGCTGTTATCAACTGCACCTCTTACTTTACATCCCTCTTCACTTATATCTTCAGGGCTTACATGAGTGCGAGAGCGGTAGGTTATTTGATAACTACTTCCAGGAGCTGGTTCTTTGCCAGGTAATGACCAATCAACGTTTCCTGCGTTTAGTTTATAATCTACACTATTTTCATAGATTACATTCCCTTGCTTTATTTGAATAATCTCAAGTACTGCAGAGTCAGATATTGGATCAACAGCTCCTGAATATGAACCATGAGTAATGGTAATAGTTTTTTGAATAGTTATATCTACTTTTTTGATTTCACTTATTGGAAAATCATTAACTTTAAGTTCCATTACTCTTTGGCTATTTGGCTGAAAAGTATGTGGTTCTGATTCAACTGATTTTATATCTGGATCTGCATCAAAAGAAACACGAATACTGTGAGGAAGTTCAATCTCATAACCATCAACATGAGCTTTGCCCTCATTAATCACAAATATTTTTTTCCTCTTTCTCCCACTTCCTTTTGCAGGAACATTACTTCAAGGCCATTTACGACATAGGAACCATTTGCTTCTTTGTCATAACGAGCAAGAGCAGTAGTTACTATATTTGCTTGTGGTGGTGGTGAATGTTCTATTAATACTCCATTTTCAATATTGTAAATTGGATAAAATTCTCCTTCAGAAAAACGTGGAGAAAGACCTTCAGATTGATAACCCCAAATGGTAGAAACTTTAAGTCTTGCTGCTCCTACTTCCTGATAGTTTCTTGTACCAACTGCAGGATCACGAAGATTTTCATCCTCAAGCTCTGTAATAGTAGATTCTAGATAATAAACACCTATACGAACTGTGGTACTCAGTGGAATAATAAATTCTTCTTTTTCGACTTTTCTAACTGCTCCACGAAGATAGATTTTTCCTGATTCAAGCGTAACTTTACCAGTTTCTCTATCTATAATACAATTGCTTCCCGTTATAACATCACCATCACGAAATATTGCATCACCTATGCCTTTAAGCTTAGAAAGAGCATATTCCTGAGTCTCATTTAATTCTGCAGACTGTAGACCTCTTCCTGCAAGGAACAAACTTTTTTCGTACTCTTTGTCAGGATTAAAGCGGTTATAATAGGCGTTTAAAGTCATTTTATGCTAGAAAAATTCAAAAAGTTACAACAAATGAAAAAGTTTCCCGAGTTGCTGCAGTTCTAATAAGTGGTACTGTATGTTCTAAAACTAACAAAATTCCAGGATTTTCCACGTCTTTTGGTTCAAAATATCTCTGTCCTTCAGGTAATCCTTCTTTTATTTTAGTACCAACCATAACCCCTAATTCCCTTATCACTTGATTTGCTGCGTCCGTGAAATCGAAAGTAAATTTAAGATAGAGATTATTAGTTGGTACATTTGAGGGCCTAAACCTTCCAGAAGGGGTCAAAAGCTCTCCATTCTCATCACCTGTGCAGAAGAGCACTTCGTTCGCAGTACGTCTGCCAAGCTCATTGAGCAGTTTTTCAGAAGTTATCAGCTCTGGTGGTGTGCTTTCACTATATTCTACAGTAACTGCACTATTTGCCCTGATAGAGCTATTTTCCGTACGTTTTATTACGCCACTACTGCTATCAACTATATAATCTATACTTGGCTGATAAGTTGTTTGTCCTGTAAAAACCCTTACATCTTTAATAGTGTGGTGATCTAGAGCTATTTCACCCTCAACAAAAACTTTTTCGACCTGATGGCTACTTCCAGAGCTTGAATCACCTGTTCCCCAAGCAAGATGTATCGGTTGCTCTCTTATGCTCGCAGCAATAGCTGCTCTGCCTGATTGTGTGAGTACTGACATAGTTGATTTGTGCAGTTGATATTATGTATATACAAGATCCGTAGAAAAAACGTCCAATTTTTTTGCAATAATAGGATCAAAATCTTTCCAAGGGCGATTTAAGTGGCGATGTTCATGCCAAGTAACCATACCTAGATAGAATGCTGCTACGTAATTTTCTAGCTCATGAATGGGATCTTTCTGTTTTGAATCTGAATCATTTTTACAATCAACGTGATATTCCACTAAATTAGACTCTATTATTTTTTGATCAGTAAAATTCTTCGCTTCATAGTAATAAGTTATACTAAATCGCTCTAAAATTGGTGTACGTTGAAAATTCCAAATCTGCTCAGAAAGTTTATCTTCACTTAAGTGAAATGTATGCTCTATTTCTTCATAAGTAGTTGATGCAAAACAAGCATTGATATCCCCTAAATTCCAACTATCTGACAATACTATCAATGCTTTAGCAAACTTAATTTCTGGCAATAAACTCTGTGGTAGAGGATATAGTGCTTCTAAGTTGTACCACTCATGATTTCTTTCATATGTACCGTTGTAATTCTTCGTGTGAGGCTCTGTCTCTCCTAATGTTGCAACATCTAACCTATATAAATCATTACTGTAACTTCTATCATAATGTGATCTAAAAGTGCCAAATTTAAATCTTGGATTTCCCATTTTCAGCTCAAATGAGTTTTTTCTTCCAAACGATAATACTGGTCCTTCTTTTGCTATTTTTACACCTGAGTAGTCTGAAAGAAGATCTCCAAAAATACTTTCATCTAACATAAACCGCTGAGCATTGTAATAGTCATTGAATATTCGCATTAATCGAGATCTTGCCGGTGCAGAAAATTTTGCCAGAGCAATTACACTATCGACAAAAAAGTCATTAGGAACATCAGAGATGCCAATTTGAAATTCAGCAAAATGCTCTCCTGGTGGTTCTTCTTGAATGGTAATATTATCAATGTTTGCCCACTTCAGCGCCATCTTCAGTGACTGTGGTGTACCGCGCAAACGTTGAAATCTTATTCCGTTTTGCTTAGCTAAGACCCATTCTTTTAATGCACTCTTAGTAGCTTTCTTACCCCAGGATAAAATTTCTCCCAAGCCGTATTCCGCTACTAGCCACGGCAACATTTCAGTCTGTGGGTTAAATTTAAATCCCCGTAGAGAATTTGCATCAAAAGAATAATTAATTATGTCTGTAAGTATTTGCTCTTGCTTTGAAGCATTTGGAGGAAGTATCACCAATTTTTACCTAACACTTAAATTATTTAAAGTAACGCATTCATTATCTTGCACGACGATGTCTTCTATCGGCTCTGTAAGCTCTATATTTTGTATACCTTCTGTAAAAAGATGAGCAATAATCCAGGACCTGGTTACATTCCACCCTAAACCTTTAGTAGACTCAAGACCTTTGATAAATTGTTCCTTTGCAGCTGCGATAACATCTTTTGATGCAGCAGGGTAAATATGCACTTTAGCATGAATAGTAATGGGAATAATACCACAGCCAATAACTGTAAGCGTATCTGTTAATACACGAATATCATCGCGAATAACGTTATTTCTGACGATCTCTAGCAATTCTTCTGAAGGTACTCCATCATTTTCTGTAGAAAGTATTGAAATCTGTACACTTCCTGGTACAGGTGATACCACTTGCGCATCTTTTACTCTTGTGTCAGCAGATAATGCATGATAGCGATAATGTTCTTTGCTTCCTGCTGTTGACCAACCAACAATTTTGGCTTTTACCCGCTTCCTTAAGGATTCATCATTCTCTGACTCCTTTCTCAGCACACCATAAAATTCAGCCAAGTGATCAAGGTCATTACCTCTTGCAAAAGCAAGTAAATTTGCCTGTGCTGCATCATTAATCCTTTGCCTAAGCAAAAGTTCACGCCAGGCTGCTACTTCCAGTATCTTTATTGCTGGATCACTCTCAGTTAGTGCAGAAAAACTTGCATTCCGACGCACTAACTCTTCTTTCATTCGCGAAAAGATTTCCTCAAATTTTAATGTTTCGACAATATTTGGTGTTTTCATCCTACTACCTTATACTATAATACCATCAAGGCGGATCAGCTTTCCATTTGGCAGATAGATTCCCTCTAAAATGAGAGTTACTTTACCTTCTTTTATTTCTGTTATTTGTACACGTTTAAGCTTAAATCGACGCTCCCACTTTTCTAATGCTTCTGCAACTGCTGCATAAAGTTCTTGTGCAAAACCAGGTACAATTGGATGATCAATCAGCTCAAATAACCTTGATCCGTAATCTCGGCGCATAACACGAGTGCCAATTGGCGTAGTTAAAATATCAACTATTGATTGTTTTAAATGCTCTATACCACTTATTGTTTTACCAGTTTCAGAACTCATACCACGCATATTATTTACCCTGCAAAAACGTTATCACTCCCTTCTTCTGCTATTGCTCCACAGGAAATTAGGTCACCAGTACGAGCAATGGCTTTGCCATTTACAAACACTGCTTTCGACCCTTGTGTCATTACTTTTCCTTCACTAAAATTATCTCCTTGCCTACAGACAGGTCTTCCGTTTATAAATACATCTCTGCTTCTACTTATACAAAAATGCAGCAACGCTCCTTCACAGTGATCTCCTAGGCGTATAACTGATTTATTCATTCCTTTCCCTAATTTAGATTTACTCTTTTTGCTTTTAGTTTTATTTCGCTCTTTGTTATCTCTACACTTGATTCCCCAACATTCAGTGTTATCTTGTCTACTACTTCAATCTCTAAATGATGTTTCTCTTTATCATATGTAAATCTTGTCCCATCTTGAAATTTTACACTATTTACTTCCTTTTTATTCTCTGGAGGAGGGTATTTTTCCTGATATATTGCCGGTAAAACCACCCCCAAAGACAATTCTCCCAATGGTGATAATACTATTACCTGTTCATCAATATTTGGTGGTGACCAACTTTCAGCTCTATTTGTTATCCATGGAAGAAAATCTGTTACAAGTTCACCTATTTTAACTTTTACTTTAGCTTTTTCATAATCTATTTTTTCGACAATGCCTATACGGACAATGTTGGCCAATTTCCTCCGCAATTCTGAAATTGCAAAATTACTTTCCAACATTCACATCGATTAAATGAGGTTTTATTTTACTCACTTCCCAAATCGATTGCCCTACATGCAATTCGTGCGCCCAGTCTACTATCCACACTAAATATGCATCGAGCTCTGGCCTAAAATCATCTCCTCCTCCTGATATAAATTCTCCTGGTGAAACATTTTTCACGTTCCAAGTATTTTTATTTACTACTCTGGCAACCTCAGCAGCTAATGATCTGACAATAATAGGGGCATTTTCTATTGTGCTATCGATCACTATTCGTGCCTCAAATTTTGCTCTCAGCGCTAGCTCCTCTGTTCCTGGATCTTTTCCTTGCTCTAGACTTGACAATTCTATAAATACCGCTGGAGCTGCTAACTCTTTCCTTATTGCTGGATAAACTTCACAAGTTTGAATTGCTGGTATCTCTGCCTTTAGCGTATTACAGACTGCCTCATGTAAATTAGTCCAAAATGCCGTCATAAAATAACTTATGTGTAAAATATTTTTCAAATATCCTTTCAACTTCATAATTAACAAGATTTTCTATTATCCTTGAAGCCTCAGGTTCAAGTGGTAGTTTAACCTCCTGTATCGGTAGTGCTGTTCTTCCTACACGTTTAAAAATACCACGATAGCCTCTTGGCATCGTTGCCATAAATGCATCATTAAATGCTGTTCTTATTTTTGCTTGTTTTATATTTCTCATTCTCACATCATACAG harbors:
- a CDS encoding phage tail protein; this encodes MILPPNASKQEQILTDIINYSFDANSLRGFKFNPQTEMLPWLVAEYGLGEILSWGKKATKSALKEWVLAKQNGIRFQRLRGTPQSLKMALKWANIDNITIQEEPPGEHFAEFQIGISDVPNDFFVDSVIALAKFSAPARSRLMRIFNDYYNAQRFMLDESIFGDLLSDYSGVKIAKEGPVLSFGRKNSFELKMGNPRFKFGTFRSHYDRSYSNDLYRLDVATLGETEPHTKNYNGTYERNHEWYNLEALYPLPQSLLPEIKFAKALIVLSDSWNLGDINACFASTTYEEIEHTFHLSEDKLSEQIWNFQRTPILERFSITYYYEAKNFTDQKIIESNLVEYHVDCKNDSDSKQKDPIHELENYVAAFYLGMVTWHEHRHLNRPWKDFDPIIAKKLDVFSTDLVYT
- a CDS encoding baseplate J/gp47 family protein — translated: MKTPNIVETLKFEEIFSRMKEELVRRNASFSALTESDPAIKILEVAAWRELLLRQRINDAAQANLLAFARGNDLDHLAEFYGVLRKESENDESLRKRVKAKIVGWSTAGSKEHYRYHALSADTRVKDAQVVSPVPGSVQISILSTENDGVPSEELLEIVRNNVIRDDIRVLTDTLTVIGCGIIPITIHAKVHIYPAASKDVIAAAKEQFIKGLESTKGLGWNVTRSWIIAHLFTEGIQNIELTEPIEDIVVQDNECVTLNNLSVR
- a CDS encoding PAAR domain-containing protein; amino-acid sequence: MNKSVIRLGDHCEGALLHFCISRSRDVFINGRPVCRQGDNFSEGKVMTQGSKAVFVNGKAIARTGDLISCGAIAEEGSDNVFAG
- a CDS encoding phage tail protein, with the protein product MFNIEVNANIERIIHNIDANKAKIELATVRALNKTALWLKSQAVREISEEKQIRLKVIRKRLRIIKARKSTLKVLIRAYLYDVRMRNIKQAKIRTAFNDAFMATMPRGYRGIFKRVGRTALPIQEVKLPLEPEASRIIENLVNYEVERIFEKYFTHKLFYDGILD
- a CDS encoding phage baseplate assembly protein V, giving the protein MLESNFAISELRRKLANIVRIGIVEKIDYEKAKVKVKIGELVTDFLPWITNRAESWSPPNIDEQVIVLSPLGELSLGVVLPAIYQEKYPPPENKKEVNSVKFQDGTRFTYDKEKHHLEIEVVDKITLNVGESSVEITKSEIKLKAKRVNLN
- a CDS encoding GPW/gp25 family protein, which gives rise to MRGMSSETGKTISGIEHLKQSIVDILTTPIGTRVMRRDYGSRLFELIDHPIVPGFAQELYAAVAEALEKWERRFKLKRVQITEIKEGKVTLILEGIYLPNGKLIRLDGIIV